One part of the Saprospiraceae bacterium genome encodes these proteins:
- a CDS encoding ABC transporter permease, which produces MIFFRILSDSLRQAIQQLISNRLRSFLTLLGITIGIFCVIAVLSAVDSLQDNIVQSFEKLGNDVIYIDKWPWQEDPGQNFYKYMARPTPDINDLKAIESKSKLYQAASLTVFLPGRTIKYRDQFVEGAYMAGITEDYEQVIKMEFEDGSYFSPKDFQVGSNQTILGNKLAESLFPNGNGVGKEVRLFGQYFQIIGILKKEGKSILDIMPNDEAAFIPFNTARKLVSINPSSTWGTLVNVKAKKGVDLDELKYEVASILRPSRGLRPKEKNNFAINELTMLTNIVDSVFGVINFAGFIIGLFAMLVGAFGVANIMFVSVKERTNLIGIKMAIGAKRYFILLEYLLEAIILCIIGGIIGLLLVWIILTIISSLVDFPIYMSLENVFLGFALSIIIGIIAGIIPAISASRMDPVEAIRK; this is translated from the coding sequence TTGATCTTTTTTAGAATATTATCCGACAGCTTAAGACAAGCAATTCAACAACTAATCTCGAACAGACTTCGGAGTTTTTTAACATTATTAGGAATTACGATTGGTATCTTTTGTGTTATTGCAGTGCTTTCAGCAGTTGATTCTTTGCAGGATAACATTGTTCAGAGCTTTGAAAAGCTTGGAAATGATGTGATCTATATTGATAAATGGCCTTGGCAAGAGGATCCTGGTCAAAATTTTTATAAATATATGGCAAGACCAACGCCAGATATTAATGATCTGAAAGCAATCGAATCAAAATCTAAATTATATCAAGCTGCTTCCTTAACGGTCTTTTTACCAGGTCGTACAATTAAATATAGGGATCAATTTGTTGAAGGGGCTTATATGGCTGGAATTACCGAAGATTATGAGCAAGTAATAAAAATGGAATTTGAAGATGGATCTTATTTTTCACCAAAAGATTTTCAAGTAGGAAGTAATCAAACCATTTTAGGCAATAAATTAGCGGAATCATTATTCCCAAACGGGAATGGAGTAGGGAAAGAAGTTCGATTATTCGGCCAATATTTTCAAATCATTGGAATTTTAAAAAAGGAAGGAAAATCGATTCTTGATATTATGCCAAACGATGAAGCTGCTTTTATTCCGTTTAATACAGCAAGAAAATTAGTGTCAATTAATCCGAGTTCTACCTGGGGGACATTGGTAAATGTTAAAGCCAAAAAAGGAGTAGATTTGGATGAATTAAAATATGAAGTAGCAAGTATATTAAGGCCGAGTAGGGGATTGCGGCCAAAAGAAAAAAATAATTTTGCTATTAATGAGCTTACGATGTTGACAAATATTGTGGATAGTGTTTTTGGTGTCATCAATTTTGCTGGCTTTATTATTGGTTTGTTTGCGATGCTAGTTGGTGCATTTGGTGTTGCAAACATCATGTTTGTATCTGTAAAGGAGCGAACCAATCTTATTGGTATTAAAATGGCGATAGGCGCAAAACGCTATTTCATACTTTTGGAATATTTATTGGAGGCAATTATACTTTGTATTATAGGTGGAATTATTGGCTTATTGTTGGTTTGGATAATTCTTACTATTATTTCTAGTTTAGTAGATTTCCCAATTTATATGTCACTTGAAAATGTATTTCTTGGATTTGCACTTTCGATAATTATCGGTATTATCGCAGGCATAATTCCAGCAATTAGTGCATCTAGAATGGATCCGGTGGAGGCAATTAGAAAATAA
- a CDS encoding DUF2795 domain-containing protein has translation MYWTLELAHHLEEAPWPASRDELIDFAIRSGAPIEVLENLQELEDDEEIYESMEDIWPDYPRKDDFLFNEDEY, from the coding sequence ATGTACTGGACCTTAGAATTAGCTCATCATTTGGAAGAAGCGCCATGGCCTGCATCACGAGATGAGTTGATAGATTTTGCAATTCGATCCGGAGCTCCTATAGAAGTACTGGAAAATCTTCAAGAATTGGAAGATGATGAAGAAATATATGAAAGCATGGAAGACATTTGGCCTGATTATCCAAGAAAAGATGACTTCTTGTTTAATGAAGATGAATATTAA
- a CDS encoding (d)CMP kinase has product MYMIIAIDGHSACGKSTLAKDLAKKLQVTYIDSGAMYRAATLYLIKNKLSLNQLSLQQNLDQIKIDFIPGENPKILLNNTDVTDEIRSPKVSELVSEVSTIPELRKKMVQLQKSMALEKSVIMDGRDIGSVVFPFAEIKFFVTADLETRANRRFEELKKKDANISIEDIKANLMKRDQIDSNRNDSPLIQTSDAILIDNSRLTRIEQCNLALEIILSKGIFENNSGSNN; this is encoded by the coding sequence ATGTACATGATTATTGCAATTGATGGGCATTCAGCATGTGGAAAAAGTACATTAGCTAAAGACTTAGCTAAAAAATTGCAAGTTACCTATATTGATTCAGGGGCCATGTATCGGGCAGCTACACTTTATTTAATCAAAAACAAACTTTCTTTAAATCAACTTTCTCTTCAACAAAATTTAGATCAGATTAAAATTGATTTTATTCCAGGAGAGAATCCGAAGATCTTATTAAATAATACGGATGTCACCGATGAAATCCGGTCACCAAAAGTATCTGAACTTGTCAGTGAAGTTTCAACGATTCCAGAACTCCGTAAAAAGATGGTGCAATTACAAAAATCAATGGCTTTAGAAAAATCTGTAATTATGGATGGTAGGGACATTGGGAGTGTAGTCTTTCCTTTTGCAGAAATTAAATTTTTTGTTACTGCCGATCTTGAAACAAGAGCCAACAGACGTTTTGAAGAATTAAAAAAGAAAGATGCAAATATTTCAATTGAAGATATTAAGGCAAATCTTATGAAAAGAGATCAAATTGATTCAAATAGGAATGATAGCCCATTAATTCAAACCTCTGATGCTATTTTGATAGATAATAGTAGACTTACAAGAATAGAACAATGTAATCTTGCTTTGGAAATTATTTTAAGTAAAGGAATATTTGAAAATAATTCGGGTTCAAACAATTAA
- the queA gene encoding tRNA preQ1(34) S-adenosylmethionine ribosyltransferase-isomerase QueA translates to MRTKLSQFTFTLPKNLIAQYPTDERSDARMMVIHKDTGKIEHKQFKDLLNYAQDKDAIIINNTKVFPARMFGRKEKTGAKIEVFLLRELNKEVRLWDVLVDPARKIRVGNKLYFYDKNGKEVLVAEVVDNTTSRGRTIRFLFDGDQTAFQNALKILGQTPLPKYITRNLEASDEERYQTIYAKEIGAVAAPTAGLHMSRELYKMLQIKGVNFGEVTLHVGLGTFRTIDVEDLSKHKMEAEYFRIDESTATLVNEAKDSSNNVISIGTTTMRALESSVSASKYLKPAEGWTNLFIYPPYEFRVANVLLTNFHLPKSSLLIMVSAFTGHELLNEAYEMAIKEKYRFYSYGDSMMII, encoded by the coding sequence ATGCGCACAAAATTATCACAGTTTACCTTTACCCTTCCAAAGAATTTAATTGCCCAATATCCAACAGATGAAAGATCAGATGCCCGGATGATGGTAATTCACAAGGATACTGGTAAAATCGAACACAAACAATTTAAAGATCTTCTAAATTACGCTCAGGATAAAGACGCCATTATCATCAATAACACCAAAGTTTTTCCAGCCCGAATGTTTGGAAGAAAAGAAAAGACTGGTGCAAAAATTGAAGTCTTTTTATTGAGAGAATTAAATAAAGAAGTTCGTCTTTGGGATGTTTTAGTGGATCCGGCAAGAAAAATTAGGGTTGGCAATAAATTATATTTTTATGATAAGAACGGAAAAGAGGTTCTGGTTGCAGAAGTCGTAGATAATACAACGTCTAGAGGCAGAACCATTCGTTTTTTGTTTGATGGAGATCAAACGGCTTTTCAGAATGCATTAAAAATATTAGGTCAAACGCCATTGCCAAAATACATTACAAGGAATCTGGAAGCTTCTGATGAGGAACGCTACCAAACGATTTATGCTAAAGAAATCGGAGCTGTAGCCGCTCCGACTGCAGGTTTGCATATGAGTCGCGAATTGTATAAAATGTTGCAGATTAAAGGGGTGAATTTTGGGGAAGTCACATTACATGTTGGTCTTGGAACATTTCGAACTATAGATGTAGAAGATTTATCTAAACATAAAATGGAAGCTGAATACTTCCGAATTGACGAATCAACTGCAACTTTAGTGAATGAAGCTAAAGATAGCAGTAATAATGTAATATCTATAGGCACTACGACAATGCGGGCTTTAGAATCTTCTGTTTCTGCTTCAAAGTATTTAAAACCAGCTGAAGGTTGGACCAATCTTTTTATTTATCCACCCTATGAGTTTAGAGTGGCCAATGTATTGCTTACAAACTTTCATCTGCCTAAATCAAGTTTATTAATCATGGTTTCCGCTTTTACAGGCCACGAATTATTAAATGAAGCCTATGAAATGGCGATTAAAGAAAAATATCGCTTTTATAGTTATGGAGATAGCATGATGATCATTTAA